A region of Deltaproteobacteria bacterium DNA encodes the following proteins:
- a CDS encoding sigma-54-dependent Fis family transcriptional regulator translates to MEFKILLGGNRNITSQYEGWITGAMTAKVSCCLDHAHIMAALKLDAPDLLILDLTDSGFIQNRILPQARKANPDLPIFVTSSSKAVEDAVNAFHQGATDYMSFPVDRTSLIEKIRQVLEGGEGSEGAKTDQGSGNHDGDLEEELLFGTSDNMRKLREITLKIMDTDLPVLITGESGTGKEMVVKFIWRHSARRNMPFVKVNCAAIPSELLESELFGYEKGAFTGAYRRNPGKFEAADGGIIFLDEVSELPYSLQSKLLHVLQDGKFSTLGSNQRVGVDVRVIAATNRNLENAVAEKEFRGDLYFRLNVVNLHLPPLRERPTHIPALVGYFLKKYSDLYRVPILDLDEKILGRLSAHRWPGNIRELENIVRRATVLGGERFIYEELSNHPPEDETQSEPLTFNSAAEESPQPAAVLSLREIAKIAALKAERDAIEKVLEITRWNRKRAAGMLNISYKTLLSKIKETGLGNG, encoded by the coding sequence ATGGAATTTAAGATCCTCCTGGGAGGAAACCGGAACATTACTTCCCAATATGAGGGATGGATAACCGGGGCGATGACCGCCAAGGTTTCCTGCTGTCTCGATCATGCCCATATCATGGCGGCTCTTAAGCTCGATGCGCCCGACCTGCTGATCCTGGACCTGACGGACAGCGGGTTCATTCAGAACAGGATCTTGCCGCAGGCCCGCAAGGCCAACCCCGATCTTCCCATATTCGTAACCTCCTCGAGCAAGGCGGTGGAGGATGCGGTTAACGCTTTCCACCAGGGGGCCACCGATTACATGAGCTTTCCGGTGGACAGGACCTCCCTGATCGAAAAGATCCGGCAGGTATTGGAAGGGGGCGAGGGCAGCGAGGGGGCAAAGACAGACCAAGGGTCCGGAAATCACGACGGGGACCTGGAGGAGGAGCTCCTCTTCGGAACCTCGGACAACATGAGGAAGCTCCGGGAGATAACCCTCAAAATAATGGATACGGATCTTCCCGTCCTGATCACCGGAGAGAGCGGCACCGGCAAGGAGATGGTAGTCAAATTCATCTGGCGGCATTCCGCCAGGAGAAATATGCCCTTCGTCAAGGTCAACTGCGCGGCGATCCCATCAGAACTGCTGGAAAGTGAGCTGTTCGGATACGAAAAAGGCGCCTTCACGGGCGCCTACCGACGGAACCCCGGGAAGTTCGAGGCGGCCGACGGTGGGATCATCTTCCTGGACGAGGTCAGTGAGCTTCCCTATTCTCTCCAGTCCAAACTACTCCACGTGCTCCAGGACGGAAAATTCTCCACGTTGGGTTCCAACCAGCGGGTGGGTGTAGATGTCCGGGTTATCGCCGCCACGAACAGGAACCTGGAAAATGCCGTGGCGGAAAAGGAATTCCGGGGAGACCTCTACTTCAGGCTCAACGTCGTCAACCTTCATTTGCCCCCTTTGAGGGAACGCCCAACGCACATCCCGGCGCTTGTCGGGTATTTTTTAAAAAAATATTCGGACCTGTACCGCGTGCCCATTCTTGATCTCGACGAGAAAATTCTGGGCAGGCTTTCGGCCCACAGATGGCCGGGGAACATCCGGGAACTGGAGAATATCGTCAGAAGGGCCACCGTTCTGGGCGGTGAGCGATTCATCTACGAGGAACTGTCCAACCATCCTCCCGAGGATGAAACCCAGTCCGAACCACTTACATTTAACAGCGCGGCTGAAGAAAGCCCTCAACCGGCGGCGGTTCTGAGCCTCAGGGAGATCGCAAAGATAGCCGCCCTGAAAGCTGAACGGGACGCCATAGAAAAGGTGCTGGAGATAACCCGCTGGAACCGGAAAAGAGCCGCAGGAATGCTCAATATCAGCTACAAAACCCTACTGAGTAAGATCAAGGAAACGGGGCTTGGCAATGGTTAA
- a CDS encoding sugar ABC transporter substrate-binding protein translates to MAMVKKIVVSVLIGIFSLGLAWSPDGWAGDKSDKTYLVGAGDLLHIVVWKNDDITGDYLVRPDGKTTLPLVGDVVAMGMSTDAIAMQISKKLKLFIENPFVTVIVTQASSNRIYVLGEVQNPGVYPLQDRLTVLQALALSGGFTQFAKKDRMAVIRYEGNRQVKYEVNYRDILKDPEKGHNLLLKRGDTLVVP, encoded by the coding sequence TTGGCAATGGTTAAGAAGATCGTAGTGTCGGTTTTAATCGGTATCTTTTCCCTGGGACTGGCCTGGTCGCCGGATGGATGGGCAGGAGACAAAAGCGATAAAACCTACCTGGTGGGAGCCGGGGACCTGCTTCACATCGTCGTCTGGAAGAACGATGACATCACCGGGGATTACCTGGTAAGGCCGGACGGCAAGACCACCCTCCCCCTCGTGGGGGACGTCGTGGCAATGGGAATGTCCACAGATGCGATCGCCATGCAGATCTCCAAGAAGCTCAAGCTCTTCATCGAAAATCCCTTCGTCACCGTGATCGTTACCCAGGCCTCCTCCAACAGGATCTATGTATTGGGCGAAGTGCAAAACCCCGGGGTCTACCCCTTGCAGGACAGGCTGACCGTCCTTCAGGCCCTGGCCCTGTCGGGAGGCTTTACCCAGTTCGCCAAAAAGGATCGGATGGCCGTGATCAGATACGAGGGAAACCGGCAGGTCAAATACGAGGTCAACTATCGGGACATACTCAAGGACCCGGAAAAGGGCCATAACCTCCTCCTTAAGCGGGGAGACACCCTGGTGGTGCCTTGA
- a CDS encoding outer membrane beta-barrel protein: MRTHRSLKFVTGLLLYLGAATGTLLLTGGDSWAVETDWTITVRSEVSNNIDRLPPGQEVQGEILSTRLGMKQEEHSGRDIYLLQAYGGWEKTTGTNDSRHAIYGLTTDFTWDLHQECYLKLNAEISRETTTLDVLTDLDRTRALTNRRKVSLTTGGKTLSGGSWEFTAGGEDLDREDENTRTMRLDASSGIVLGRRTHLTLTGSALAGQNDVGGDDWGSERMAIGITSDYSLGSAFGGELSWSGSETRFGGTSNKYEIDTVGMKLFSDSAPGPGISYHTEIGVDGSKIDRGDRGWKPRILLSFKSRLGQSTDVNAHTSYSANIYRGADRTPEWARTVAIGAGIAWKLWRTLTVDSSANYRRDEFPASSAGAQRDQNEYSAQVGVSWQATSAVHLALDLLKNKVDSTLNAEDLDENRLKLAVTGIF; the protein is encoded by the coding sequence ATGAGAACGCACAGAAGTCTAAAATTCGTCACGGGGCTGCTCCTGTATCTGGGCGCGGCAACAGGAACACTGCTTTTGACCGGCGGCGATTCATGGGCCGTGGAAACGGATTGGACTATTACCGTGCGAAGCGAAGTCAGCAACAACATCGACCGGCTTCCCCCCGGCCAGGAGGTACAAGGGGAGATATTGAGCACGAGGCTGGGCATGAAACAGGAAGAACATTCCGGGAGAGACATCTATCTTCTGCAGGCTTACGGAGGTTGGGAAAAAACCACGGGGACGAACGACTCCCGGCATGCCATCTACGGCCTCACGACCGATTTTACCTGGGACCTTCACCAGGAGTGCTACCTGAAACTGAATGCCGAAATATCCAGGGAGACCACGACACTCGATGTGCTCACAGATCTCGACCGCACCCGGGCGTTGACGAACCGGAGAAAGGTATCCCTGACGACGGGAGGGAAGACCCTTTCGGGCGGAAGCTGGGAGTTCACCGCCGGCGGGGAAGATCTGGACCGGGAGGACGAGAACACTCGAACGATGCGGCTGGATGCCTCGTCAGGTATTGTCCTGGGCCGCCGGACCCATCTCACGTTGACCGGATCCGCCCTCGCCGGCCAAAACGACGTCGGCGGGGATGACTGGGGCAGCGAACGGATGGCAATAGGCATTACATCCGATTACAGCCTGGGGTCGGCCTTCGGCGGAGAACTTTCCTGGTCCGGATCGGAAACACGTTTCGGGGGAACGTCGAACAAGTATGAGATCGATACCGTGGGGATGAAGCTTTTTTCCGACAGCGCGCCCGGACCCGGGATCTCCTACCACACCGAGATCGGGGTGGACGGGTCGAAAATCGACCGGGGCGACAGGGGATGGAAGCCAAGAATCCTGCTGTCCTTCAAATCGCGGCTCGGGCAGTCGACGGACGTGAACGCACACACCTCCTACTCGGCCAACATCTACCGCGGGGCGGACCGAACACCCGAGTGGGCGAGAACGGTTGCCATCGGGGCCGGGATCGCCTGGAAACTATGGCGAACGCTAACAGTCGACTCATCGGCAAACTACAGAAGGGATGAGTTCCCCGCCAGTTCTGCCGGCGCCCAAAGGGATCAGAACGAGTATTCGGCCCAGGTAGGCGTCTCCTGGCAGGCCACTTCGGCGGTCCACCTGGCGTTGGATCTTTTGAAAAACAAGGTGGACAGCACACTGAACGCGGAGGACCTTGACGAAAACCGCCTGAAACTGGCGGTAACGGGGATCTTTTAA
- a CDS encoding AAA family ATPase yields MSDKDLAEAISETILMDNLATIPSGGKRQDIPKARVADPGKIDDRLVVFHHPRSLESEYFRFLKSRIERHFDDPADREEGRMILVTGATIGSGKTTCALNLALSFAKAYGSRALYMDADCRNATSQDYMGLGKKPLPGLSDVLAMRHRAGTVLINSGMSDLLYFPSGDFSEKFVDRLRSEELGILLDSLKKRFRYVIVDAPPAFPMPETGILAQQCDGVLLVMGAGRDGKEQLENTMESLEGGDILGVILNGVKSTPGNRYGYGYGYGYGYYGKKGR; encoded by the coding sequence ATGAGTGACAAGGACCTGGCCGAGGCCATATCGGAGACCATCCTTATGGACAACCTGGCGACCATTCCCTCCGGGGGAAAGAGACAGGATATCCCAAAGGCCAGGGTTGCCGACCCTGGGAAGATCGATGACCGCCTGGTGGTCTTCCATCATCCGCGTTCACTTGAAAGCGAGTATTTCCGCTTCCTCAAGTCCCGCATCGAGCGCCACTTCGACGACCCGGCCGACAGGGAGGAAGGGAGAATGATCCTCGTGACCGGGGCGACCATCGGCAGCGGCAAGACGACCTGCGCCCTGAACCTTGCGCTGTCCTTCGCCAAGGCCTACGGCAGCCGGGCCCTCTACATGGACGCGGACTGCCGCAACGCCACCAGCCAGGACTACATGGGACTGGGGAAAAAACCGCTGCCCGGCCTGTCGGACGTCCTGGCCATGCGCCACCGGGCCGGAACCGTTCTCATCAACTCCGGGATGTCCGACCTCCTCTACTTCCCCTCCGGGGATTTTTCCGAAAAATTCGTCGATCGGCTGCGGAGCGAGGAACTGGGGATTCTACTGGACAGCCTGAAAAAGCGGTTCCGGTACGTGATCGTAGACGCGCCTCCCGCCTTCCCCATGCCGGAGACGGGCATCCTGGCGCAGCAGTGTGACGGGGTCCTCCTGGTCATGGGCGCCGGGCGGGACGGCAAGGAGCAGCTGGAAAATACCATGGAATCGTTGGAGGGCGGCGATATTCTGGGAGTCATCCTCAACGGCGTAAAGTCAACACCGGGCAACCGGTACGGCTACGGCTACGGCTACGGTTACGGCTACTATGGAAAAAAAGGGCGGTAG
- a CDS encoding sugar transferase, giving the protein MNLLKNINPFSRSQGNDRGAPLLSPEEFRAVLRHECARCDRNSHEFSLVTLDTAGQGTRRTNHLIREIIRVMRATDEIGWLGICRMGIFLPETSVEGAWAFVGKLPDGISIRVYSYPSNFPFEEGKRNGKDDGSKDGRRASRPDIGSSSPPTTPYESDLKTYIHHSEDVNGIASLIYPKRLPVSKRAIDIAGSLLGLTILSPLFLAVGAFIKLVSPGPVFFKQNRVGYLGSPFTMWKFRTMKVNADASVHEKHLNHLINSDETLTKLDLGKDNRLIPLAGLIRKTCVDELPQLINVLLGDMSLVGPRPCISYEARGFQRWQHRRFNAFPGMTGLWQVCGKNRTTFKEMMRLDIRYSEERSLWSDTWILVRTFPAILTQIADSVAGRRKAAGTSAPQRVRSLSFSNFVRQLFL; this is encoded by the coding sequence ATGAACCTTCTAAAAAACATAAATCCATTTTCCCGCTCACAGGGAAACGACCGTGGAGCCCCCCTCCTGAGCCCGGAGGAGTTCCGCGCCGTCCTCAGGCACGAGTGCGCCCGCTGCGACCGCAACTCCCACGAGTTCTCCCTGGTGACCCTGGATACGGCCGGTCAGGGTACCAGACGCACAAACCACCTCATCCGGGAGATAATTCGGGTGATGAGAGCCACCGATGAGATCGGATGGCTCGGCATCTGCCGGATGGGCATCTTCCTGCCGGAAACGTCTGTGGAAGGAGCCTGGGCATTTGTCGGGAAGCTCCCCGATGGGATCAGCATCCGGGTCTACTCCTACCCTTCCAACTTCCCTTTCGAGGAGGGCAAAAGGAACGGCAAGGATGATGGTTCGAAGGATGGGCGGCGTGCTTCGCGGCCGGACATCGGATCTTCATCTCCCCCCACAACCCCGTATGAGAGCGACCTTAAGACCTATATCCACCACTCCGAAGACGTAAACGGAATCGCAAGCCTCATATACCCAAAGCGCCTCCCCGTGTCAAAGCGCGCCATCGACATCGCCGGCTCCCTGCTGGGCCTGACCATCCTGTCTCCCCTCTTCCTCGCAGTCGGGGCCTTCATCAAGCTTGTGTCCCCCGGCCCGGTCTTCTTCAAGCAGAACCGGGTGGGCTACCTCGGCAGCCCCTTTACGATGTGGAAGTTCCGGACGATGAAGGTCAACGCCGACGCCTCTGTCCACGAGAAGCACCTGAACCACCTGATCAACAGTGACGAGACCCTGACCAAACTGGACCTTGGGAAAGATAACCGACTCATCCCCCTGGCCGGGCTGATCAGAAAAACCTGCGTTGACGAACTGCCCCAGCTCATCAATGTGCTGTTGGGCGACATGAGCCTGGTCGGGCCCCGGCCCTGCATTTCCTACGAGGCCCGTGGGTTTCAACGCTGGCAGCACAGGCGCTTTAACGCCTTCCCTGGCATGACCGGCCTCTGGCAGGTGTGCGGGAAAAACCGCACGACCTTCAAGGAGATGATGAGGCTCGACATCCGATATTCCGAGGAAAGGTCCCTGTGGTCCGACACGTGGATCCTCGTCAGGACATTCCCCGCTATATTGACCCAGATCGCAGACAGCGTTGCGGGAAGGCGGAAGGCCGCCGGTACGTCGGCGCCGCAACGGGTCCGCTCACTGTCGTTTTCAAACTTCGTCCGGCAGCTTTTCCTCTAG
- a CDS encoding Gfo/Idh/MocA family oxidoreductase: MSDKILNIGVVGCGYWGPNLIRNFHSQEGCRVKTICDLDENRLAHLANLYPGVGTTTDLDEVVNDPEIDAVAVATAVDLHFPLARRSLLAGKHTFVEKPMTSSSAHSRELVDLADSRGLTLMTGHTFIYSAPVRRIKEIVDSGELGEIYYISSRRLNLGLFQKDINVTWDLAPHDISIILYVFGSPPLSVNCQGRAHINPGIEDVTNLSLNFENGGFATIHSSWLDPNKVREMVFVGSKKMLIYDDTEPLEKIKIYDKRVEAPPHYDDFAGFQYAYHYGDMLAPYIQQTEPLKVETRHFLDCIETGETPMSSGRDGHYVVQILEAASRSLKENGAAVDINGKADFSAAK; the protein is encoded by the coding sequence ATGAGTGATAAAATCCTGAACATTGGCGTCGTGGGCTGCGGATACTGGGGCCCTAACCTTATACGGAACTTCCACTCCCAGGAAGGGTGCAGGGTCAAGACGATCTGCGACCTCGACGAGAACAGGCTGGCACACCTGGCCAACCTGTATCCAGGTGTCGGTACCACGACGGACCTCGACGAGGTGGTCAACGACCCGGAAATCGATGCTGTGGCTGTGGCCACGGCGGTGGATCTCCATTTTCCCCTCGCCAGGAGAAGCCTCCTTGCGGGCAAGCACACCTTCGTCGAGAAACCGATGACATCATCGTCCGCCCACAGCCGCGAACTGGTCGATCTGGCCGATAGCCGGGGACTCACACTCATGACCGGACACACCTTCATCTATTCAGCGCCTGTCAGGAGAATCAAGGAGATTGTGGATTCCGGCGAACTGGGGGAGATCTACTACATAAGCTCCCGGCGACTGAACCTGGGGCTCTTTCAGAAGGACATCAATGTCACGTGGGACCTGGCGCCCCACGACATATCCATCATCCTCTACGTCTTCGGCTCCCCTCCCCTGTCGGTCAACTGCCAGGGCAGGGCCCACATCAACCCCGGCATCGAGGACGTAACCAACCTCTCCCTCAACTTCGAGAACGGCGGATTCGCAACAATCCACTCATCCTGGCTCGATCCCAACAAGGTCCGCGAGATGGTCTTCGTGGGAAGCAAAAAGATGCTGATCTACGACGATACCGAGCCCCTGGAGAAGATCAAGATCTACGACAAACGTGTAGAGGCGCCACCGCACTACGACGATTTCGCCGGCTTTCAGTACGCCTACCACTACGGCGACATGCTGGCGCCATACATCCAGCAGACCGAGCCCCTCAAGGTGGAGACCCGGCACTTCCTGGACTGCATCGAAACCGGCGAGACGCCCATGAGCAGCGGGCGGGACGGGCACTACGTCGTCCAGATCCTCGAGGCCGCATCGCGATCCCTGAAAGAGAACGGCGCCGCCGTGGACATCAACGGCAAGGCGGATTTCTCCGCCGCAAAATAA
- a CDS encoding N-acetyltransferase — protein sequence MKKNIAPDVKLGKNVKIFDFVNLYGCEIGDDSKVGTFVEIQKNAKVGANCKVSSHTFICEGVTIEDNVFVGHNVTFINDRFPRSTTESGGMQTEADWNCEMTLVKEGASIGSSVTLLCGVTVGENAIIGAGSVVTRDVPANTIVAGNPAKVLRKIE from the coding sequence ATGAAAAAGAACATAGCCCCCGACGTAAAACTGGGCAAGAACGTGAAGATCTTCGACTTCGTGAACCTTTACGGCTGCGAGATCGGTGACGACAGCAAGGTGGGCACCTTCGTGGAGATACAGAAAAACGCCAAGGTGGGCGCCAACTGCAAGGTTTCCAGCCACACCTTCATCTGCGAGGGGGTCACCATCGAGGACAACGTCTTCGTTGGCCACAATGTGACCTTCATCAACGACCGGTTCCCCCGCTCCACCACCGAATCGGGTGGGATGCAGACCGAGGCCGACTGGAACTGCGAGATGACCCTGGTGAAGGAGGGCGCCTCCATCGGCTCCTCCGTCACGCTGCTGTGCGGGGTCACCGTAGGCGAGAACGCCATCATCGGCGCAGGCAGTGTGGTCACCAGGGACGTCCCGGCCAACACTATCGTCGCGGGCAACCCGGCGAAGGTCCTGCGAAAGATCGAGTAG